One part of the Brachyhypopomus gauderio isolate BG-103 unplaced genomic scaffold, BGAUD_0.2 sc128, whole genome shotgun sequence genome encodes these proteins:
- the LOC143498982 gene encoding uncharacterized protein LOC143498982 isoform X4 yields the protein MTDSVVAEGHVKIRDGKKWKSRWVVLRKPSPVADCLVLLVYKERGVKERNSVVLEHICGLEVVESREGVAFSLTILCLSNAAQLGFDSKEALLSWDLRLRYCLGEVHSFDVIVLPGTKLESGLATLHLCNDLLVIARDHPPVITGQWNILDLRRYGPVTNGFVFEGGTRCGYWAGVFFLSCAEGEQISFLFDCIVRGVSPSKGPFGLKPLLPESSAHVASVEARLDQEAADLEKRLSLLSHCTASSSSSSTADDRSTSGSSHNSDTSHSDSSVGSHLTKWAEPAPPILTELSFPSANKIASHREEKLSVTVAAVPGVPSKPAPLQRLQEIGWQSSSDSGIATASHSSSSGSFSSYTTSIDTGGPKEEYSSLFSLPPPPNPETNPCTCPAVHTHEYQVPGSLRYLYDTPRSLLQFPMDPEEGAEQSRRPAQAPAERPARGRSDEPIREQASASAPSLCIPEPPRDSAPSLPHRSGSSHSDLQLGTTRTTCSPPPAASTLLFTTCSVCRGFKRASVPSSVAPVQSGVADITSAGEKPAMLPTNQEQKNQTETSTASSLTNHNPRNPSFEEKRSPKGYTDSLSDLLGHYCPGDSDMVSVQPGLTQTLQRCCLPGHSSTGAGRTSLYEPMTSASAPHRSPAPWQPRLSSPSHHPSRSPIYEKCLQCWTGHGACALPGPDDPARADTSGQEDEPVLPPLRLLDEPLLHLHDLAAGPREPSSERLPTLLRSASAQPAERLGDVETSEEDDKPKGAVERDRSESAYQIMEDRGTRRNSESGETSRCELAAGTGQQGHLHQSQETADGPRGEGVMCGRIPHGPEGSTEMEDRGKGATKCAQIGITATETAHRLGTQHALGQEVRLEIIEQRK from the exons ATGACGGATTCGGTGGTCGCAGAAGGGCATGTCAAAATTAGGGACGGCAAAAAG TGGAAGAGTCGGTGGGTTGTTCTGCGTAAACCCTCACCAGTGGCAG ACTGCCTGGTGCTGCtggtgtataaagagagagGTGTGAAGGAGAGGAACAGTGTGGTTCTGGAGCACATCTGCGgtctggaggtggtggagagcaGGGAAGGGGTGGCGTTCTCCCTCACCATCCTGTGTCTCTCTAACGCTGCTCAGCTGGGCTTTGACAGCAAGGAGGCCCTGCTGTCCTGGGACCTGCGGCTTCGATACTGCCTGGGGGAAG TACACAGTTTTGATGTGATAGTTTTGCCTGGCACTAAGCTGGAGAGTGGTCTCGCCACACTTCATTTGTGCAACGACCTGCTCGTCATTGCCAGGGACCACCCCCCAGTCATCACTGGCCAATGGAATATTTTGGACCTACGTAGATACGGACCAGTGACCAATGGCTTTGTGTTTGAGGGAGGGACTCGCTGTGGTTACT gggctggTGTTTTTTTCCTGTCTTGTGCAGAAGGAGAACAGATCAGCTTTCTGTTCGACTGCATCGTACGTGGCGTCTCCCCCTCTAAAGGTCCATTTGGACTCAAGCCACTGCTgccag AGTCCAGTGCTCACGTAGCGTCGGTGGAGGCCCGGCTGGATCAGGAGGCTGCCGACCTGGAGAAGAGACTCAGTCTGCTCTCTCACTGCACAG CATCCAGCTCCAGTTCTTCCACAGCGGATGACCGCAGCACATCCGGGTCCTCCCACAACTCCGACACCAGCCATTCGGATTCCAGCGTTGGCAGCCACCTTACCAAATGGGCGGAGCCAGCTCCACCCATCCTAACTGAGCTTTCGTTCCCATCAGCGAATAAAATAGCCTCCCACAGAGAGGAGAAACTGTCGGTTACTGTGGCGGCTGTGCCCGGAGTGCCATCTAAGCCCGCCCCCTTGCAAAGGCTTCAGGAGATTGGCTGGCAGAGCTCCTCTGACAGCGGCATTGCCACAGCAagccactcctcctcttccggCAGTTTTTCATCGTACACAACAAGCATAGACACAGGTGGCCCAAAAGAGGAGTATAGCTCTTTGTTCAGCCTACCACCGCCCCCAAACCCCGAAACGAACCCGTGCACCTGCCCAGCAGTCCACACCCACGAATACCAGGTGCCTGGTTCGCTCCGCTACCTGTACGACACGCCCCGCAGCCTTCTGCAGTTCCCCATGGACCCTGAAGAGGGCGCCGAGCAGAGCAGACGGCCTGCTCAAGCACCCGCGGAACGTCCAGCCAGAGGAAGGAGCGACGAGCCAATCAGAGAACAGGCCAGTGCTTCAGCTCCTTCGCTGTGCATTCCAGAACCCCCCAGAGACTCCGCCCCCTCGCTCCCCCATCGCAGTGGCTCATCCCACTCGGACTTGCAGCTGGGGACGACCAGGACGACCTGCTCTCCCCCTCCTGCTGCTTCCACACTCCTGTTCACCACCTGCTCCGTGTGCAGGGGCTTCAAG AGAGCTTCAGTTCCTTCTTCAGTAGCTCCAGTTCAGAGTGGTGTAGCAG ATATTACCTCAGCAGGTGAGAAACCGGCCATGCTCCCCACCAATCAGGAGCAGAAGAATCAAACGGAAACATCTACAGCTTCTtctctgaccaatcacaacccAAGGAATCCGTCATTTGAAGAGAAGAGAAGCCCTAAGGGCTACACAGACAGCTTGTCTGACCTGTTGGGCCACTACTGCCCTGGGGATTCTGATATGGTATCGGTCCAACCAGGCCTGACTCAGACCCTCCAGCGCTGCTGTCTTCCAGGCCACAGCAGCACGGGAGCAGGCAGAACCAGCCTGTATGAGCCAATGACGTCAGCTTCAGCGCCGCACCGTTCTCCTGCGCCCTGGCAGCCGAgactctcctctccttcccatCATCCCTCTCGCTCGCCAATTTATGAGAAGTGTCTGCAGTGCTGGACGGGCCACGGCGCCTGTGCGCTGCCTGGACCTGATGACCCGGCCCGCGCAGACACCTCGGGGCAGGAGGACGAGCCGGTTCTCCCACCCCTGCGCCTCCTGGACGAGCCACTCCTGCACCTCCACGACTTGGCCGCTGGTCCCAGGGAACCGAGCTCGGAGAGGCTTCCCACACTCCTACGTTCAGCCTCTGCCCAGCCAGCCGAGCGGCTCGGAGATGTGGAAACCTCAGAGGAAG ACGACAAACCTAAAGGTGCAGTGGAAAGAGACAGGTCGGAGTCTGCCTACCAGATCATGGAGGACAGAGGAACGCGCAGGAACTCCGAG TCAGGTGAGACGAGCAGGTGTGAGCTAGCGGCTGGCACCGGACAGCAGGGACACCTCCACCAGAGCCAAG agaccGCTGATGGGCCCAGGGGAGAAGGGGTGATGTGTGGGAGGATACCCCATGGCCCAGAGGGCAGCACTGAGATGGAGGACAGGG GTAAAGGCGCCACTAAATGTGCTCAGATTGGCATCACGGCAACAGAGACCGCACACAGACTTGgtacccagcatgcactggggCAGGAAGTGAGACTTGAGATAATTGAGCAAAGGAAGTGA
- the LOC143498982 gene encoding uncharacterized protein LOC143498982 isoform X1, producing MTDSVVAEGHVKIRDGKKWKSRWVVLRKPSPVADCLVLLVYKERGVKERNSVVLEHICGLEVVESREGVAFSLTILCLSNAAQLGFDSKEALLSWDLRLRYCLGEVHSFDVIVLPGTKLESGLATLHLCNDLLVIARDHPPVITGQWNILDLRRYGPVTNGFVFEGGTRCGYWAGVFFLSCAEGEQISFLFDCIVRGVSPSKGPFGLKPLLPESSAHVASVEARLDQEAADLEKRLSLLSHCTASSSSSSTADDRSTSGSSHNSDTSHSDSSVGSHLTKWAEPAPPILTELSFPSANKIASHREEKLSVTVAAVPGVPSKPAPLQRLQEIGWQSSSDSGIATASHSSSSGSFSSYTTSIDTGGPKEEYSSLFSLPPPPNPETNPCTCPAVHTHEYQVPGSLRYLYDTPRSLLQFPMDPEEGAEQSRRPAQAPAERPARGRSDEPIREQASASAPSLCIPEPPRDSAPSLPHRSGSSHSDLQLGTTRTTCSPPPAASTLLFTTCSVCRGFKRASVPSSVAPVQSGVADITSAGEKPAMLPTNQEQKNQTETSTASSLTNHNPRNPSFEEKRSPKGYTDSLSDLLGHYCPGDSDMVSVQPGLTQTLQRCCLPGHSSTGAGRTSLYEPMTSASAPHRSPAPWQPRLSSPSHHPSRSPIYEKCLQCWTGHGACALPGPDDPARADTSGQEDEPVLPPLRLLDEPLLHLHDLAAGPREPSSERLPTLLRSASAQPAERLGDVETSEEDDKPKGAVERDRSESAYQIMEDRGTRRNSESGETSRCELAAGTGQQGHLHQSQETADGPRGEGVMCGRIPHGPEGSTEMEDRGNNTSSYTTVRGKGATKCAQIGITATETAHRLGTQHALGQEVRLEIIEQRK from the exons ATGACGGATTCGGTGGTCGCAGAAGGGCATGTCAAAATTAGGGACGGCAAAAAG TGGAAGAGTCGGTGGGTTGTTCTGCGTAAACCCTCACCAGTGGCAG ACTGCCTGGTGCTGCtggtgtataaagagagagGTGTGAAGGAGAGGAACAGTGTGGTTCTGGAGCACATCTGCGgtctggaggtggtggagagcaGGGAAGGGGTGGCGTTCTCCCTCACCATCCTGTGTCTCTCTAACGCTGCTCAGCTGGGCTTTGACAGCAAGGAGGCCCTGCTGTCCTGGGACCTGCGGCTTCGATACTGCCTGGGGGAAG TACACAGTTTTGATGTGATAGTTTTGCCTGGCACTAAGCTGGAGAGTGGTCTCGCCACACTTCATTTGTGCAACGACCTGCTCGTCATTGCCAGGGACCACCCCCCAGTCATCACTGGCCAATGGAATATTTTGGACCTACGTAGATACGGACCAGTGACCAATGGCTTTGTGTTTGAGGGAGGGACTCGCTGTGGTTACT gggctggTGTTTTTTTCCTGTCTTGTGCAGAAGGAGAACAGATCAGCTTTCTGTTCGACTGCATCGTACGTGGCGTCTCCCCCTCTAAAGGTCCATTTGGACTCAAGCCACTGCTgccag AGTCCAGTGCTCACGTAGCGTCGGTGGAGGCCCGGCTGGATCAGGAGGCTGCCGACCTGGAGAAGAGACTCAGTCTGCTCTCTCACTGCACAG CATCCAGCTCCAGTTCTTCCACAGCGGATGACCGCAGCACATCCGGGTCCTCCCACAACTCCGACACCAGCCATTCGGATTCCAGCGTTGGCAGCCACCTTACCAAATGGGCGGAGCCAGCTCCACCCATCCTAACTGAGCTTTCGTTCCCATCAGCGAATAAAATAGCCTCCCACAGAGAGGAGAAACTGTCGGTTACTGTGGCGGCTGTGCCCGGAGTGCCATCTAAGCCCGCCCCCTTGCAAAGGCTTCAGGAGATTGGCTGGCAGAGCTCCTCTGACAGCGGCATTGCCACAGCAagccactcctcctcttccggCAGTTTTTCATCGTACACAACAAGCATAGACACAGGTGGCCCAAAAGAGGAGTATAGCTCTTTGTTCAGCCTACCACCGCCCCCAAACCCCGAAACGAACCCGTGCACCTGCCCAGCAGTCCACACCCACGAATACCAGGTGCCTGGTTCGCTCCGCTACCTGTACGACACGCCCCGCAGCCTTCTGCAGTTCCCCATGGACCCTGAAGAGGGCGCCGAGCAGAGCAGACGGCCTGCTCAAGCACCCGCGGAACGTCCAGCCAGAGGAAGGAGCGACGAGCCAATCAGAGAACAGGCCAGTGCTTCAGCTCCTTCGCTGTGCATTCCAGAACCCCCCAGAGACTCCGCCCCCTCGCTCCCCCATCGCAGTGGCTCATCCCACTCGGACTTGCAGCTGGGGACGACCAGGACGACCTGCTCTCCCCCTCCTGCTGCTTCCACACTCCTGTTCACCACCTGCTCCGTGTGCAGGGGCTTCAAG AGAGCTTCAGTTCCTTCTTCAGTAGCTCCAGTTCAGAGTGGTGTAGCAG ATATTACCTCAGCAGGTGAGAAACCGGCCATGCTCCCCACCAATCAGGAGCAGAAGAATCAAACGGAAACATCTACAGCTTCTtctctgaccaatcacaacccAAGGAATCCGTCATTTGAAGAGAAGAGAAGCCCTAAGGGCTACACAGACAGCTTGTCTGACCTGTTGGGCCACTACTGCCCTGGGGATTCTGATATGGTATCGGTCCAACCAGGCCTGACTCAGACCCTCCAGCGCTGCTGTCTTCCAGGCCACAGCAGCACGGGAGCAGGCAGAACCAGCCTGTATGAGCCAATGACGTCAGCTTCAGCGCCGCACCGTTCTCCTGCGCCCTGGCAGCCGAgactctcctctccttcccatCATCCCTCTCGCTCGCCAATTTATGAGAAGTGTCTGCAGTGCTGGACGGGCCACGGCGCCTGTGCGCTGCCTGGACCTGATGACCCGGCCCGCGCAGACACCTCGGGGCAGGAGGACGAGCCGGTTCTCCCACCCCTGCGCCTCCTGGACGAGCCACTCCTGCACCTCCACGACTTGGCCGCTGGTCCCAGGGAACCGAGCTCGGAGAGGCTTCCCACACTCCTACGTTCAGCCTCTGCCCAGCCAGCCGAGCGGCTCGGAGATGTGGAAACCTCAGAGGAAG ACGACAAACCTAAAGGTGCAGTGGAAAGAGACAGGTCGGAGTCTGCCTACCAGATCATGGAGGACAGAGGAACGCGCAGGAACTCCGAG TCAGGTGAGACGAGCAGGTGTGAGCTAGCGGCTGGCACCGGACAGCAGGGACACCTCCACCAGAGCCAAG agaccGCTGATGGGCCCAGGGGAGAAGGGGTGATGTGTGGGAGGATACCCCATGGCCCAGAGGGCAGCACTGAGATGGAGGACAGGGGTAACAACACCAGCTCCTACACCACTGTCAGGG GTAAAGGCGCCACTAAATGTGCTCAGATTGGCATCACGGCAACAGAGACCGCACACAGACTTGgtacccagcatgcactggggCAGGAAGTGAGACTTGAGATAATTGAGCAAAGGAAGTGA
- the LOC143498982 gene encoding uncharacterized protein LOC143498982 isoform X2 — MTDSVVAEGHVKIRDGKKWKSRWVVLRKPSPVADCLVLLVYKERGVKERNSVVLEHICGLEVVESREGVAFSLTILCLSNAAQLGFDSKEALLSWDLRLRYCLGEVHSFDVIVLPGTKLESGLATLHLCNDLLVIARDHPPVITGQWNILDLRRYGPVTNGFVFEGGTRCGYWAGVFFLSCAEGEQISFLFDCIVRGVSPSKGPFGLKPLLPESSAHVASVEARLDQEAADLEKRLSLLSHCTASSSSSSTADDRSTSGSSHNSDTSHSDSSVGSHLTKWAEPAPPILTELSFPSANKIASHREEKLSVTVAAVPGVPSKPAPLQRLQEIGWQSSSDSGIATASHSSSSGSFSSYTTSIDTGGPKEEYSSLFSLPPPPNPETNPCTCPAVHTHEYQVPGSLRYLYDTPRSLLQFPMDPEEGAEQSRRPAQAPAERPARGRSDEPIREQASASAPSLCIPEPPRDSAPSLPHRSGSSHSDLQLGTTRTTCSPPPAASTLLFTTCSVCRGFKRASVPSSVAPVQSGVAAGEKPAMLPTNQEQKNQTETSTASSLTNHNPRNPSFEEKRSPKGYTDSLSDLLGHYCPGDSDMVSVQPGLTQTLQRCCLPGHSSTGAGRTSLYEPMTSASAPHRSPAPWQPRLSSPSHHPSRSPIYEKCLQCWTGHGACALPGPDDPARADTSGQEDEPVLPPLRLLDEPLLHLHDLAAGPREPSSERLPTLLRSASAQPAERLGDVETSEEDDKPKGAVERDRSESAYQIMEDRGTRRNSESGETSRCELAAGTGQQGHLHQSQETADGPRGEGVMCGRIPHGPEGSTEMEDRGNNTSSYTTVRGKGATKCAQIGITATETAHRLGTQHALGQEVRLEIIEQRK, encoded by the exons ATGACGGATTCGGTGGTCGCAGAAGGGCATGTCAAAATTAGGGACGGCAAAAAG TGGAAGAGTCGGTGGGTTGTTCTGCGTAAACCCTCACCAGTGGCAG ACTGCCTGGTGCTGCtggtgtataaagagagagGTGTGAAGGAGAGGAACAGTGTGGTTCTGGAGCACATCTGCGgtctggaggtggtggagagcaGGGAAGGGGTGGCGTTCTCCCTCACCATCCTGTGTCTCTCTAACGCTGCTCAGCTGGGCTTTGACAGCAAGGAGGCCCTGCTGTCCTGGGACCTGCGGCTTCGATACTGCCTGGGGGAAG TACACAGTTTTGATGTGATAGTTTTGCCTGGCACTAAGCTGGAGAGTGGTCTCGCCACACTTCATTTGTGCAACGACCTGCTCGTCATTGCCAGGGACCACCCCCCAGTCATCACTGGCCAATGGAATATTTTGGACCTACGTAGATACGGACCAGTGACCAATGGCTTTGTGTTTGAGGGAGGGACTCGCTGTGGTTACT gggctggTGTTTTTTTCCTGTCTTGTGCAGAAGGAGAACAGATCAGCTTTCTGTTCGACTGCATCGTACGTGGCGTCTCCCCCTCTAAAGGTCCATTTGGACTCAAGCCACTGCTgccag AGTCCAGTGCTCACGTAGCGTCGGTGGAGGCCCGGCTGGATCAGGAGGCTGCCGACCTGGAGAAGAGACTCAGTCTGCTCTCTCACTGCACAG CATCCAGCTCCAGTTCTTCCACAGCGGATGACCGCAGCACATCCGGGTCCTCCCACAACTCCGACACCAGCCATTCGGATTCCAGCGTTGGCAGCCACCTTACCAAATGGGCGGAGCCAGCTCCACCCATCCTAACTGAGCTTTCGTTCCCATCAGCGAATAAAATAGCCTCCCACAGAGAGGAGAAACTGTCGGTTACTGTGGCGGCTGTGCCCGGAGTGCCATCTAAGCCCGCCCCCTTGCAAAGGCTTCAGGAGATTGGCTGGCAGAGCTCCTCTGACAGCGGCATTGCCACAGCAagccactcctcctcttccggCAGTTTTTCATCGTACACAACAAGCATAGACACAGGTGGCCCAAAAGAGGAGTATAGCTCTTTGTTCAGCCTACCACCGCCCCCAAACCCCGAAACGAACCCGTGCACCTGCCCAGCAGTCCACACCCACGAATACCAGGTGCCTGGTTCGCTCCGCTACCTGTACGACACGCCCCGCAGCCTTCTGCAGTTCCCCATGGACCCTGAAGAGGGCGCCGAGCAGAGCAGACGGCCTGCTCAAGCACCCGCGGAACGTCCAGCCAGAGGAAGGAGCGACGAGCCAATCAGAGAACAGGCCAGTGCTTCAGCTCCTTCGCTGTGCATTCCAGAACCCCCCAGAGACTCCGCCCCCTCGCTCCCCCATCGCAGTGGCTCATCCCACTCGGACTTGCAGCTGGGGACGACCAGGACGACCTGCTCTCCCCCTCCTGCTGCTTCCACACTCCTGTTCACCACCTGCTCCGTGTGCAGGGGCTTCAAG AGAGCTTCAGTTCCTTCTTCAGTAGCTCCAGTTCAGAGTGGTGTAGCAG CAGGTGAGAAACCGGCCATGCTCCCCACCAATCAGGAGCAGAAGAATCAAACGGAAACATCTACAGCTTCTtctctgaccaatcacaacccAAGGAATCCGTCATTTGAAGAGAAGAGAAGCCCTAAGGGCTACACAGACAGCTTGTCTGACCTGTTGGGCCACTACTGCCCTGGGGATTCTGATATGGTATCGGTCCAACCAGGCCTGACTCAGACCCTCCAGCGCTGCTGTCTTCCAGGCCACAGCAGCACGGGAGCAGGCAGAACCAGCCTGTATGAGCCAATGACGTCAGCTTCAGCGCCGCACCGTTCTCCTGCGCCCTGGCAGCCGAgactctcctctccttcccatCATCCCTCTCGCTCGCCAATTTATGAGAAGTGTCTGCAGTGCTGGACGGGCCACGGCGCCTGTGCGCTGCCTGGACCTGATGACCCGGCCCGCGCAGACACCTCGGGGCAGGAGGACGAGCCGGTTCTCCCACCCCTGCGCCTCCTGGACGAGCCACTCCTGCACCTCCACGACTTGGCCGCTGGTCCCAGGGAACCGAGCTCGGAGAGGCTTCCCACACTCCTACGTTCAGCCTCTGCCCAGCCAGCCGAGCGGCTCGGAGATGTGGAAACCTCAGAGGAAG ACGACAAACCTAAAGGTGCAGTGGAAAGAGACAGGTCGGAGTCTGCCTACCAGATCATGGAGGACAGAGGAACGCGCAGGAACTCCGAG TCAGGTGAGACGAGCAGGTGTGAGCTAGCGGCTGGCACCGGACAGCAGGGACACCTCCACCAGAGCCAAG agaccGCTGATGGGCCCAGGGGAGAAGGGGTGATGTGTGGGAGGATACCCCATGGCCCAGAGGGCAGCACTGAGATGGAGGACAGGGGTAACAACACCAGCTCCTACACCACTGTCAGGG GTAAAGGCGCCACTAAATGTGCTCAGATTGGCATCACGGCAACAGAGACCGCACACAGACTTGgtacccagcatgcactggggCAGGAAGTGAGACTTGAGATAATTGAGCAAAGGAAGTGA
- the LOC143498982 gene encoding uncharacterized protein LOC143498982 isoform X3 — translation MTDSVVAEGHVKIRDGKKWKSRWVVLRKPSPVADCLVLLVYKERGVKERNSVVLEHICGLEVVESREGVAFSLTILCLSNAAQLGFDSKEALLSWDLRLRYCLGEVHSFDVIVLPGTKLESGLATLHLCNDLLVIARDHPPVITGQWNILDLRRYGPVTNGFVFEGGTRCGYWAGVFFLSCAEGEQISFLFDCIVRGVSPSKGPFGLKPLLPESSAHVASVEARLDQEAADLEKRLSLLSHCTASSSSSSTADDRSTSGSSHNSDTSHSDSSVGSHLTKWAEPAPPILTELSFPSANKIASHREEKLSVTVAAVPGVPSKPAPLQRLQEIGWQSSSDSGIATASHSSSSGSFSSYTTSIDTGGPKEEYSSLFSLPPPPNPETNPCTCPAVHTHEYQVPGSLRYLYDTPRSLLQFPMDPEEGAEQSRRPAQAPAERPARGRSDEPIREQASASAPSLCIPEPPRDSAPSLPHRSGSSHSDLQLGTTRTTCSPPPAASTLLFTTCSVCRGFKRASVPSSVAPVQSGVAGEKPAMLPTNQEQKNQTETSTASSLTNHNPRNPSFEEKRSPKGYTDSLSDLLGHYCPGDSDMVSVQPGLTQTLQRCCLPGHSSTGAGRTSLYEPMTSASAPHRSPAPWQPRLSSPSHHPSRSPIYEKCLQCWTGHGACALPGPDDPARADTSGQEDEPVLPPLRLLDEPLLHLHDLAAGPREPSSERLPTLLRSASAQPAERLGDVETSEEDDKPKGAVERDRSESAYQIMEDRGTRRNSESGETSRCELAAGTGQQGHLHQSQETADGPRGEGVMCGRIPHGPEGSTEMEDRGNNTSSYTTVRGKGATKCAQIGITATETAHRLGTQHALGQEVRLEIIEQRK, via the exons ATGACGGATTCGGTGGTCGCAGAAGGGCATGTCAAAATTAGGGACGGCAAAAAG TGGAAGAGTCGGTGGGTTGTTCTGCGTAAACCCTCACCAGTGGCAG ACTGCCTGGTGCTGCtggtgtataaagagagagGTGTGAAGGAGAGGAACAGTGTGGTTCTGGAGCACATCTGCGgtctggaggtggtggagagcaGGGAAGGGGTGGCGTTCTCCCTCACCATCCTGTGTCTCTCTAACGCTGCTCAGCTGGGCTTTGACAGCAAGGAGGCCCTGCTGTCCTGGGACCTGCGGCTTCGATACTGCCTGGGGGAAG TACACAGTTTTGATGTGATAGTTTTGCCTGGCACTAAGCTGGAGAGTGGTCTCGCCACACTTCATTTGTGCAACGACCTGCTCGTCATTGCCAGGGACCACCCCCCAGTCATCACTGGCCAATGGAATATTTTGGACCTACGTAGATACGGACCAGTGACCAATGGCTTTGTGTTTGAGGGAGGGACTCGCTGTGGTTACT gggctggTGTTTTTTTCCTGTCTTGTGCAGAAGGAGAACAGATCAGCTTTCTGTTCGACTGCATCGTACGTGGCGTCTCCCCCTCTAAAGGTCCATTTGGACTCAAGCCACTGCTgccag AGTCCAGTGCTCACGTAGCGTCGGTGGAGGCCCGGCTGGATCAGGAGGCTGCCGACCTGGAGAAGAGACTCAGTCTGCTCTCTCACTGCACAG CATCCAGCTCCAGTTCTTCCACAGCGGATGACCGCAGCACATCCGGGTCCTCCCACAACTCCGACACCAGCCATTCGGATTCCAGCGTTGGCAGCCACCTTACCAAATGGGCGGAGCCAGCTCCACCCATCCTAACTGAGCTTTCGTTCCCATCAGCGAATAAAATAGCCTCCCACAGAGAGGAGAAACTGTCGGTTACTGTGGCGGCTGTGCCCGGAGTGCCATCTAAGCCCGCCCCCTTGCAAAGGCTTCAGGAGATTGGCTGGCAGAGCTCCTCTGACAGCGGCATTGCCACAGCAagccactcctcctcttccggCAGTTTTTCATCGTACACAACAAGCATAGACACAGGTGGCCCAAAAGAGGAGTATAGCTCTTTGTTCAGCCTACCACCGCCCCCAAACCCCGAAACGAACCCGTGCACCTGCCCAGCAGTCCACACCCACGAATACCAGGTGCCTGGTTCGCTCCGCTACCTGTACGACACGCCCCGCAGCCTTCTGCAGTTCCCCATGGACCCTGAAGAGGGCGCCGAGCAGAGCAGACGGCCTGCTCAAGCACCCGCGGAACGTCCAGCCAGAGGAAGGAGCGACGAGCCAATCAGAGAACAGGCCAGTGCTTCAGCTCCTTCGCTGTGCATTCCAGAACCCCCCAGAGACTCCGCCCCCTCGCTCCCCCATCGCAGTGGCTCATCCCACTCGGACTTGCAGCTGGGGACGACCAGGACGACCTGCTCTCCCCCTCCTGCTGCTTCCACACTCCTGTTCACCACCTGCTCCGTGTGCAGGGGCTTCAAG AGAGCTTCAGTTCCTTCTTCAGTAGCTCCAGTTCAGAGTGGTGTAGCAG GTGAGAAACCGGCCATGCTCCCCACCAATCAGGAGCAGAAGAATCAAACGGAAACATCTACAGCTTCTtctctgaccaatcacaacccAAGGAATCCGTCATTTGAAGAGAAGAGAAGCCCTAAGGGCTACACAGACAGCTTGTCTGACCTGTTGGGCCACTACTGCCCTGGGGATTCTGATATGGTATCGGTCCAACCAGGCCTGACTCAGACCCTCCAGCGCTGCTGTCTTCCAGGCCACAGCAGCACGGGAGCAGGCAGAACCAGCCTGTATGAGCCAATGACGTCAGCTTCAGCGCCGCACCGTTCTCCTGCGCCCTGGCAGCCGAgactctcctctccttcccatCATCCCTCTCGCTCGCCAATTTATGAGAAGTGTCTGCAGTGCTGGACGGGCCACGGCGCCTGTGCGCTGCCTGGACCTGATGACCCGGCCCGCGCAGACACCTCGGGGCAGGAGGACGAGCCGGTTCTCCCACCCCTGCGCCTCCTGGACGAGCCACTCCTGCACCTCCACGACTTGGCCGCTGGTCCCAGGGAACCGAGCTCGGAGAGGCTTCCCACACTCCTACGTTCAGCCTCTGCCCAGCCAGCCGAGCGGCTCGGAGATGTGGAAACCTCAGAGGAAG ACGACAAACCTAAAGGTGCAGTGGAAAGAGACAGGTCGGAGTCTGCCTACCAGATCATGGAGGACAGAGGAACGCGCAGGAACTCCGAG TCAGGTGAGACGAGCAGGTGTGAGCTAGCGGCTGGCACCGGACAGCAGGGACACCTCCACCAGAGCCAAG agaccGCTGATGGGCCCAGGGGAGAAGGGGTGATGTGTGGGAGGATACCCCATGGCCCAGAGGGCAGCACTGAGATGGAGGACAGGGGTAACAACACCAGCTCCTACACCACTGTCAGGG GTAAAGGCGCCACTAAATGTGCTCAGATTGGCATCACGGCAACAGAGACCGCACACAGACTTGgtacccagcatgcactggggCAGGAAGTGAGACTTGAGATAATTGAGCAAAGGAAGTGA